CGGCGCGCGGTGTTCCGCGGCGGCGGCCTACCTGAAGCCGGCGCTGGATCGGGACAACCTGACCGTCGAGACGGGCGCGCAGGTGACCGAGGTGACCGTCGAGGGCGACCGGGCGACCGGCGTCGTCTTCGAGCAGGACGGGGAGCGCCACGAGGTCGCCGCCGAGTCCGAGGTGATCCTCAGCGCCGGCGCGGTCAACTCCCCGCAGTTGCTCATGCTCTCGGGGATCGGCCCGGCCGACCACCTCCGCGAGCACGGGATCGACGTCGCGGTCGACAGCCCGGGCGTCGGCCGGAACCTCCAGGATCACCTGTTCGCGTTCACCGTCTACGAGCGGACGAGCGGGCCGCCCGACCCCGCACCGACGACGAACATCGCCGAGAGCGGCGGGTTCGTCCGGACAGATCCGGACCTGGACGCGCCGGACTTACAGTTCCACTTCGCGCCGGTCTACTACATGGAACACGGGTTCGCCAACCCCGAGGAGGGCATGGGCTTCTCCATCGGCGCGACGCAGGTCCGCCCGGAGAGCCGTGGGCGGATCGCGCTCGACTCGGCCGATCCGTTCGACGACCCCGTCATCGATCCCCGGTACCTCTCCGACGAGCGGGACCTGGAGGTGCTCGTCGAGGGGATCGAACGCTCGCGGGAGATCGCACAGGCGGCCCCGCTCGACGAGTACCGCGGCGACGAGGTCTGGCCAGGCGAAGACGTCCAGACCGAGGACGAGATCAGGGAACACGTCCGCGAGACGGCGCACACGGTCTACCACCCCGTCGGGACCTGCAAGATGGGCGACGACGACGCGGCCGTCGTCGACGACCGCCTGCGCGTCCACGGCGTCTCCGGCCTCCGGGTCGTCGACGCGTCGGTGATGCCGACGCTCACCAGCGGGAACACGAACGCCCCGACCATCGCTATCGCGGAGAAGGCCGCGGACCTGATCAGAAACCGGTGAAGACGATCGGCGTGGGCGTGAAGGTGAGGACGGCGAACACGAGCGTCACGGCCGCGACGGCCTGCCGCCGGGCGTCCACGGGCGTCTGGTCGAGGGGGTCGGCCCCGCCGAGACGGGTGAAAAGCAGGGCCAGCAGCCCCCAGAAGCCCCAGAGGCCGGCGACCATCCAGGCGTCCAGGATCGCGTAGGTGTAGGCGGCCAGCCCGAACAGGGCCAGGGGGACGAGTAGCTGGAGGCGGTCCAGCCAGTCGCCGATCAGCGCCCGGAGGACGTGCGCGCCGTCGAGTTGCCCGACCGGGAGCAGGTTCAGGAAGGTGACGAACGCGCCGACCCAGCCGCCGATGACGACGGGGTTGGCGATCAGCGACGGGTCGCTGTAGCGGAGCGGTTCTCCAAGCACCAGCGCGATGCCCTGGATCAGCGGCGGGTAGCCCAGCCGATACTGCTCGGCGATGGACGTGCCGGCGGCCGCCCCCACGTCGACGGGGGGCAGGGAGACGCCGATGGCGGTGACGACGATCGTCGCCCCCAGGCCCGCGAGCGGCCCGGCGACGCCGATGTCGAAGAGGACCCGGCGGCTCGGGATGTGCTCGCGCATCCGGATCACCGCGCCCCAGGTGCCCAGGAAGTTCGGCATCGGGATGAAGTAGGGCAGCGAGACCTCGACCTCGTGGTACCGGGAGAGGGCGTAGTGGCCGAACTCGTGAATCCCCAGGACCGTGAGCACCGAGAGGGCGAAGGGCCACGCCTGCAGCAGCAGTTCGGGGTGCTCCTCGACGGGGAGCCCGTACCACCGGGCGCCGGCCAGCAGCGTCGTCCCCACGGTGATACAGAACAGGAGGACGTTCGTCCAGGGGACGCCCTCGACGCCCGTCGATCGCTCGGTCGCGACGAGGACGTGCTCGCCGGTCTCGCGGGCGATCCGGACGCGATAGCCGCGTTCGCGAAAGAGCGGGGCCAGTCGCTGGAGGGCCGCCTCCTGGGCGCCGCGCAACTCCCCGTAGTACCGGACGTCGCCGTCGTCGACCTCCACGTCGTAGACGCGGAAGAAATCGGGGAGCGACTCGGGGTCGGGCACCTCCGGCGGCAGCGACGCAGGCGTCGACGACGGCGGAGTCGACATCGGCGGCGCTAGGGACGCGACGGGTAAATACCTGTTCGCACGCCAGCGGGCGGGTGCGGGTCGGGCAGCGTCACTGGCTCGGGGCAGTCCCCGGCGGCTCGTAGACGTACACGAGCGCGTCCGTGACCACGAGGTATCGGCCGCGGTCCGGAACGTGCAGGACCCGCGTCTCGCTATCGATCGCGGCGTCGACCAGCGCGTCGAGCGAGGCGACGGCGAAAGTGGGACGCGACGCGACGTCGCCCGCGAGCGCCCCCGTGGTGATCCAGTCGTCGTAGGCGGCGCGGTCCGCGGCGAAGGCGAGGCGTTCGCGCTCTTCCGCCGACACCGCGAGGCGGCCCGTCAGCTGGAGGGTCCCCAGCCCGACGAGTCCGGCGCTTCCGACCAGCAGGAGCAGGACGGAACCCACGCCACGCACCGGCCCGTAGGTCGCGGGGACCGTCGCGGTGTCCGTCGTCTCGACGGCAGTCGTCTCCCGGTCCCCCTGGGAGACTGCGTAGGTGGCACCCCCGAGACCGAGGTGGAGTTCGTAGGCCTCGGTCAGGTCGACCGGCCGCCCCTCGATGGTCCCCCGCACGCGAACGGTCGTCCGGACGGTCGCCTCGGGGCGGCCGGGGTCGCCGCCCAGGTCCGCGTCGATGCGGTCGGCGCGGTCGGCCAGCGCCGAGACGTTCACGCCGAACGGGACCCTGACCACACCGTCGCCGGCGACGGTCGTCGATTCGCTCCCGGCGAGCGGGCGCGTCTCGCGCCAGTACTCGGTCTCGCCCGTGCGGTCGACCGAGCGCGTCACGAGTTCGGCCCGGGTCGTCACCGTCACCGGGTCGTCGTGCGGCGAGTCGTAGCGGTAGACGAGCGTCCCGTTCAGGACCGGGGCGACGCTCGTGAAGTAGACCGACCGGTCCCGCAGCGTCGTCCCCGCGGGGTACAGGTCCGTGGACCGCGCGACCGTCGCCCGGTGGTCGTAGCCCCCGCTGCGCTCGAAGAGGACCTCGGTGCGCCGTTCCTCTGCCGTGCCCGGGGCGACGTGCGTGTCGAAGACGAGCAGACCGCCCCCGGCGAGGGCGAGGACACCGAGAACGAGAAGGAGCGTCCGCCAGTCGGCGAGCGCCACCCGCAATCGGTCCCATCGGTCGACGGCCGCAGAGTCGGCGGTCGACGGCGGCGGCGTCATCGCACCCACCGCCGGAGTCGGACGCGAAGCGGCACGGGGCGAGTTCGGGCCGCCAGCCCGCCGCGAGCGACGAGGACTCGCCCGACGAGCAAGACGGGGCCGGCCACCAGCGCGTCGACGACCAGGATCGGGAGCCACGGATGGATCCCGCGGAGCGCGGCCAGGACGGACGTCGGCAGCACGGCGAGATAGCGGTCCTCGACGAGCGCGTAGCGGTAGTAGCCCGTCGCCGGTGGCGCGGTGATCGAGACCGTGGCGTTCGTCGCAGTGGTGCCCTCGACGGAAACGTGGTCGGGCGTCACCGCCACGGCGTCGTCGGGCGCTTCGAGGAAGGCCACGACGGGTACGAGCCCCGGGTTCCGCAGCGAGTAGTTCGTCGTCTCGGTCGTCCCGGCTTCGATCACGCGCGGCCCGGGCGCGTCGGTGTCGGCGCTGACCACGTCGAGTCGCGTCGCACCGGCCGGGAGCACCACGCTCGCGGTCGTCACGGCGACGACGAGGACGACCAGCGCGAGGACGAGCGCGTTCCCGTCCAGCGACGGCCCAGCGCCCTCCCGCGTCGGGCGCCGGTCCGCCCGGACCGTCCCGACCAGGTAGAGGGCGACACCGAGGACGCCGAGGACGAGAACGAGTCCGGCGTGGGCTCCGAGTCCCAGCGCGGTGGCGACCGGGGCCGCGAGCCCGCGGATACCAGTCACGACTCGGCCGACACCGGGGAGCACCAGGACGTCGCCGCCGACGGCGAGGGCGGTCGCGACGACCTGTTCCTCGCGGACCGGCGGCTCGACGCTCTCCTGGTCGGTCACCGCGTTCGCGTCCCCCTTCGTGACGTAGCCCGCGTCGGTCACCGCGACGACCCGGTGCGTCGTCAGCCCCCCTCCCTGGAGCCGTTCGGCTCGATAGGTCACCACGTCGCCGGGTTCGACGGGGCCCGCGAGCGCGGCCGGGACGGCGACGAAGCCGTCGCCCGGCTGGAGGGTCGGCGCCATGCTCCCGGTCTCGACGTAACTCAACAGCACGGGCTGCCCGAGCACCAGGCCGAGCAGGACGGCGACCGCCAGGCAGGCGACGAGGAGTTGTCCGCCGCGCACCAGCAGGCGACGCGCGGTCACGACGGCGCCTCCGCGGGACCAGTACAGGCGACGGTCACCGTGCGAGTCGCGCGGATTTCCGTGTCCGGGCCGGTCGCGACGATCGATAGCGTCCACTCCTCCTGGAACTGCCCGCGACCGCCGCAGACGACCGCGGCGGTGACCGTGGCGGTCTCGCCGACCGACAGCGGGCGCACCCACTCGTCGGTCCCCGAGCGCGGCGGCCGGGCGTCCGGATCCGCGATGGTGACCCGAACCGTATCCAGGTCGGCGGGCAGCCGGTTGTGGAGCCGCAGCAGCCCCACCTCCCGCTCCCGGCCGTTGGCCAGCGGCGGGTCCAGCGGCTCGAGGCCGAGGGACGCCTCGGCGTCGGTGCCGGTCGCGATCGACGCCGCGCGGTCGGCGCTCACGGCCGTCGTCCCGGCCGAGCCGGTGACGGCGAGTGCGACCGCCAGCACGACGCACGCGACGCCGAGCCGTGCGAGTGCAGTCACGGTCGGGTCCGGACGACCGAGGTCGTCAGTGCCGGGCCGGGCCGGCGTGCATTCCGCATTCAGTCGTCACCGACCGCTTCGGCGTTCAGGAAGCCGTTCTCCATGAGCTGGCGGTCTGTCGGCTCCATGTTGTCCGGGTCGGTGACGAACGAGTCGCCCGGGAAGAAGTTCGCGTCCGGGAAGGCGGTCTCGTCGACGTTCCAGTCGGCCCCGGGGAAGAACGTGCTGTCCGGGAAGAACGCGCTGTCAGGGAAGAATATGCTGTCGGGGAAGAACGTGCTGTCCGGGAACGCCGTCGCCGGCGTCACCACGACCCCGTTCGCCATGACGGTCGCCTCGGCGTCGCCGAGGACGACGCCGTCGGCGGCGACCGTCTCACCGGGGACGTACACGAGGTCGTCAGCGGCGAAGGCGTCCGAATCGAACAGCGTGTCCGGGAACCAGGTCTCGCCCGGCTGGAACGCCGCGTAATCCGTGTAGTACGCCTTCGGCACGGCCGAAGCCGGGAGCGCGACGTAGCTGTCGCGGAGGTAGGCGTCCGCGGTCTTGCTGTAGAGCGCGCCGTCCGAGTTCACGAAGGCCGTCCCGTTGACGAGCAGCGAGGAGTTCTCGCGGTCGAATTGCGCCGCTTCGACGGGCGCGTCGCCGCCATCGCCGACGATGGCGTTCGCGTTGATACGCACGGTTTCGAGGAGCGTCGTCCCGACGTCGACGCCGCGCGTGTCGATACCGATCCCCACGGTGACGGACTCGCCCGGTGCGAGGGCGACCGCGCCCTCGGGGCCGGCGTCGAGCGGCTGGAAGGATCCGAAGCCGGTGATGGCCGTCCCGTCACCGCCGTCGGAATCGGGGGCGTAGAAGACGACCTCCTCGACGCCGTCTTCGAGCCAGACGCCGACGGTCTGGGTCCCCTGGTTCGTCACCGTGAACACGTCGTCGATGCGCGTGCGAGCCTCCGTCCCGACGCCGGTGTCTCCGGCGATATCGAGACTCAGGACGCCGTTCGCGTCGACGGTCGCGTACGCGCCGTTGGGGCCGTCCGAGGGTGCCAGACCGAGCACCTGTTGGTCGTCGTTGACGACTTCGACTGCGGCCGCCCTGTCGGCGGTGATCGCGGTGAACGCGCCGGTTGCCGTGACCGCTGCCACGACGACGGCGAGTCCGAGCGTTGCCACTGCGAGGTTCCGTGTATAGCGTGTACTCATCGTTTCCCCCGCCGAGACCCCATCAGCAGGGACCGACCCACCGGCCCGTCCGAATCGTCTCGACTGGTTACCGTCAAGAAGCCAGCTGCGCATATATAAGTTGTCGTACACTTGACGTTCAGACGTTCACGGCGTGAACGTTTCGGCAGAGTGCGTCCCGTGAGGCTCTCCGGACCGATCGCTCGATCCAGTGTTACTCCACGAAGAACCGATTACGGAGAAATATCAGCTGCCGTCACTTTCGTCGCCGCGGCCCGGTACTCGTCGAGCGTCCCGGTCGCCCAGTCGTGGAGCCGGGGGTCGGTCGCCTCCAGAAGCGCCTGTGATCGCCCCCGGTCGTCGTCGATGCCGAGCGAGATCAGGTCGTCCGCGACGGCGAGGATGTGCGGGATCTCGCCGTCGTAACGGAAGACGGTGGCCGCCGACGACGCTGTCAGGTCCCGGAGTTTCGCGGCGAGATCCGGGTCGCTCGCGACGACGGAGAGGACCTCGGCGGTGACGATCATCTCCAGGGTCAGTTCCCCGTCCATGACGCGTCGGTGGACGGTATCGACGATCGCCGGGGTGAACGCGTGGGAGAGCATCGCCAGATCGGTGGCCTCGCGCACGGTTTCGTGGGCGCGCCGGAGCGCGGCCTGGGGGTCCGATCGCTCGGGCGTGACCACCGTCGCGTCCGCCAGCCAGGTCACGTCCAGTCCCAGATCCGCGAGAGGGAGCCACTCGAGCACGTCTCCGAGGGTCGCCGCGGCCGTGAGCCGGTCGTCGAAGTCCGCCAGGGCATCGGCCACGACCTCACCCATCGGCGTCAGCGCGTACGCGTCGTCTCGCTGCCGCACCCAGCCGAACTCGACCAGATCCGCGAGCACGCGGCCCGCGGTCACCCGGTTGACGTCGGCCTCCCGCTGGAGCGTCCGCCTGTCCCGCGGACCGGCGGCCAGCGTCTCGAACAGCCGAATCCGGTTGCGCGACCCGCCGAAGAACTCGAGGGCGTCGAACACGTCGGTCATCTCTCTGGAACGGGTATGGGAACCGACTTGAGTCTACCCGCTCGGCCGCGAGTGCGGCGGTACGTCGCGGCCGCAGAGCGACGACAGCCCCGTCAGTCCTCGACTTTCACCAGCTGCTTGCCGACGTTGACGCCCTCGAAGAGCCCGAGGAACGCCTCGGGCATGTTCTCGAAGCCCTCGGTGACGGTCTCGCGGTACTGCACGTCGCCGGCCTGGACCCACTCGGCCAGCTGTTCCGTGGCCTCGCCGAACCGGCCGGCCCAGTCCCGGACGAGCAGCCCCTCGACGCGAGCGCGGGTCTCGATCAGGCCCGCCAATTTGCGGGGCCCCATCGGCTGCTCGGTGGCGTTATAGAGGGAAATCTGGCCGCAGATCGCCACGCGGGCGCGGACGTTCAGGTGGGCGAACGCGGCGTCCGTGATCTCCCCGCCGACGTTGTCGAAGTAGACGTCGACGCCGTCGGGACAGGCCTCGCCGACCGCGGCGTAGAGGTCGTCGGTCTCTTTGTAGTTGATCCCCGCGTCGAAGCCCAGGTCCTCGGTCAGCCAGTCGATCTTCTCGTCGGCACCCGCGATGCCGACGACGCGACAGCCCGCGAGCTTGCTGATTTGGCCGACGACGGAGCCGACCGCGCCCGCCGCACCGGAGACGAGGACGGTGTCGCCGGGGTCCGGTTCGGCGACTTCCAGCGTCCCGAAGTAGGCCGTCCGGCCGGGCATCCCCAGCACGCCCAGCGCGGTCGAGACGGGCGCGAGGTCCGGATCGACGGGCTGGAGCGCGTCGCCGTCCGCGACGCTGTACTCGGCCCACCGGAGGTTCCCCGTGGCGACGTCGCCTTCCTCGAAGTCGGGGTGGTTCGATTCGACCACGTCACCGACCACGCCGGCTTTCATCACGTCGCCCACGTCCCACGGCTCGGCGTAGGACTCGGCGTCGCGCATCCGGCCGCGCATGTACGGGTCGACCGAGAGGTAGCGGGACTCGAGCAGGACCTCCCCGTGATCGGGTTCGGGCACGTCGCCCTCGCGCAACTCGAAGTTGTCCATCGTCGGTTCGCCGGTCGGGCGACTCTCCAGGATCCACTGCCGGTTGGTGCCAGCCATGACTCCGGGAAACGGGTCTCTGCCAGTTCAGTGTTCGGTTCGGCGAACCCGCCAGCTCGGCCCCCGAGGCTCCCGACAGGCCCAAACGGCTCCCTTCCCTAGGCGGGGCCATGGCAGACGACACCCCCGAGGTGACCGCGGACCTCCCGGACAGCCCGATTCACACGACAGGGACCGACCACATCACGCTGATCGGCAGCAACGAGGCGGACACGATCGAGTTCTACCGCGACCTGCTGGGGATGCCGCTGGTGCTCCGCCAGCCCAATCTCGACGACCCCTCGTCGACGCACCTCTTCTTCGACACCGGCGACGGCCGGATCATCACCTTCTTCGTCGGCGACCGACCGTCGAACCAGCAGCCCCCGCGGGGCGGCGTGGGGGGCGTCCACCACCTCGCGCTCTCGATCGACCCCGAGCGGTTCGTCGAGATCCGGGAGGCGCTCGAGGACGCCGATCGCCACTACAACGAGTTCGACCGGGGTATCTTCCACTCGCTGTACACCCGCGACCACAACGGCTTCCTGCTCGAACTGTCGACGGACAAGTTCTCCGTCCCCGACGAGCGCAAAGGGGAGGTACTGGCGACCGCCCAGCGCATCCGCGAGGAGGCCGGCGCGGACTTCGCCCGCGAGGAAGATATGGAGGCGGCGCTGAACGAACTCGGCATCGAGTACGAGAAGGTGGAACTGCCCGACGCGCCGAGCGGGTCGACGTTCTGAGCAGCCACCGGTTTCCCGTCGTCTGAGAGAGCGGAGCGCTCTCGTGATGTCGCCAGACGTCTTCGACTTCTGACTGCTAACCAGACCGCTCCGCGTTCTGGTACTGACGAAAGGCGCGAAGCGCCCCCATCAGTGAACAGTCGACACACACCACCGGTATCATTTACCCGTCGTGGACCGGTTGGGAGAGTATGGAGTCGTATCCTGGCTTCCACTCGCTCGAGGACGAGCGGGCGGCGTCCCTCGCCGTCGAGGGATCACTCCCCGAGTGGTTGACCGGGAGTCTCATCCGCAACGGCCCAGGAACCTTCTCGCTCGCCGGCGGCGAGAGCGTCGATCACTGGTTCGACGGTCTGGCAATGTGCTACCGGTTCACCTTCGACCCCGGCAACCAGGCCAGAGGATCCACCACCGGAGCGGAGGACGCCGTCCACTACCGGAACCGATTCCTCGAAACGGACGCCTACGAGGAGGCCCGAACAGGGCAGTTCACGGGCGGGTTCGCCACCGGTGAGACCACGCTTCGGGAACGCCTCAGAGCGTTCGTTACCGAGCCGTACGACAATACCAACATCATCGTCGAACGGATCGGCGACCGCTACCTCGCGCTGACCGAATCACCGCGCGCCGTCGTGGTCGATCCGGACACGCTCGGGGTCGAGGGACACTTCCAGTACGACGGGTCTGCACCCGTCGGTCAGCTCGCGTGCGCCCACTTGAAACGCGATCCCGCCACGGGGACGATGTTCAACTTCGAGACGGAATTCGGCCGCACCAGTACCTATCACGTACACGCCCTGACAGACGACGGCGGACGGCGACACGTCGGCAGCGTCGAGACGGATGCGCCAGCGTATATGCACAGCTTCGCGTTGACTCCACGCTACGTCGTCCTCACGGAGTTCCCGCTCCGGGTGAACCCGCTCACCTTCCTCACACCGGGGCGGCAGGCCCCGTTCATCGAACAGTTCGAGTGGCAGCCAGACCGCGGAACTCGGGTGATCGTTATGGATCGATCCAGCGGCAGGGTACTCGCGGAGCCCGTCGCGGATGCCGTGTTCGGTTTTCACCACGTCAACGCGTTCGAGCGGGACGGCGGGACGGAACTCGTCTTCGACGTGGAGACCATTCCGGACGCGACCGCCATCGGGGAACTCTCCCTGGAAAGCCTCCGCGACGGTGATCTGAACGCCATCGCGGGGCGTCTCGAGCGATTCACTGTCGACCTCGGGGGCGTGACGGGACGTGCCCGATACGGCGCCGAAGACACAACTGTAAGCCGGGAAATGCTGTACGACGATGGCACGGCCCTGCCGACAGTCTCGCCGGCACGCTGGTGTCGGTCGCACCGCTACGTCTACGCGATGAGTATGGACCAACCGGCGACCGAGTGGGCGACCGGCGTGGTCAAGTACGATACGGAAACCGGCGACGTGAGCGAATTCGATAGCGGCGGCGACTACTTCGGCGAGCCAATATTCGTCCCCGGAGACGGCGCTACCGAGGATGCCGGCGTGGTGCTGACGGTGGCTCTGGACGTCGACGCGGGCCGCTCGCGCCTGCTCGTCCTCGACGGTCAGCGGTTCGACGAGCGGGCGCGAGCCGTCCTCCCTCACTTCGTCCCCTTCGACTTCCACGGCCGGTACTTCCCCGAGGTCCGGGCGAAGCCCGCCGGTTGACTGCAGCCCCCTGGACCAGTGGTGCGGCGCAGGACTTCCGCAGCGGGCTATCCCGTGATGCGATCTCGGGCAAAGACGAGACTGTCAAGGAACCCTTCTTGCTGGATATGCGCCCTGTATGCAGCAGAGTCACCTGATCGTCAACGAGGTCTGGTAGAACCGACAGCGATACCTCGACGGACACACGGAGCAGGTTGTTCACGCTCAGCGGAGTTGAAATCGATCCTCCTGTGATCCATGTAACGACACGCTGCAGTTTTACTAGCCCCTGTGGCGGACTTCGAGGGGAGACACCCTGCCGATCAACCGGGAAGAAACCGGCCAACAGTAGTCTTCGGCTCCCTCAGAACGCCCGGAAGTACTGCGACGGCACGTCGACCGCCTCCTCTCTCCCCAGTTTCTGCGCGGCGTGGAGCGTGAAGTACGGATCCCGCAGGTGCTCCCGGCCGACGATCGCCAGGTCGCCCCGGTCGTTTCGCACGAGGGCATCGGCCTGTTCCGGCGTCGTGATGCCGCCGACGGCGCCGACCTTCAGGTCTTCCGGTGCCGCCTCGCTCTCTTCTCTAATGCGCCGGCCGTAACTGATCTGGTAGCCCGGTCCCCCGTCGGGCACCTGCTGGTCGGGGTGGATCCCGCCGCCGGAGACGTCGATGAGGTCGACGCCGGCCTCGCTCGCCCGGTCGGCGAAGCGGATCGAGTCGTCGACGGTCCACGAGTCGCGATCCGGGAGCCAGTCGGTCGCGGAGATGCGGACGAACAGTGGCCTGTCGTCGGGCCAGACCTCGCGGACGGCTTCGATCACCTCGAGGGGGAAGCGGATCCGGGACTCGAAGTCACCCCCATAGGCGTCGTCGCGGGTGTTGGTGACCGGCGAGAGGAACTCGTGGAGGAGATAGCCGTGGGCGGCGTGGACCTCGGCGATCTCGAAGCCCGCGTCGCGGGCCCGGCGGGCCGCGTCGGCGAAGGCCTCGCGCACGTCCGCGAGGTCGGCCTCGGTGGCCCGGCGGATCGGCGGCGCGTCGGCCTCGTAGGGGTAGGGCTCGTCGGTCGGCGCGAGCGTCTCCCAGCCACCCTCGTCGGGCTGGAGGGGGCCGTGGCCTTCCCACGGGCGAGACGTGGCGGCCTTCCGGCCGGCGTGGGCGAGCTGGATGGCGGGGGCGCTCCCCTGCTCGCGGACGAATTCGGTGATGTCCGAGAGGGCGTCGGCGTGCTCGTCGCTCCAGATTCCCAGGTCCTCGGGGGAGATGCGACCGCGGGGCTCGACGGCGGTGGCCTCGGTCATCACGACGCCAGCGCCACCCACGGCGCGGCTGGCGAGGTGCTGGAAGTGCCAGTCCGTCGCGAGCCCGTCGCGGTCCTCGCAGGAGTACTGGCACATCGGCGACACCATCACGCGGTTCGGAAGCGTTGTTTCCGAGAGCTGCAGCGACGTAAAGAGATCGGCACTCATCACGGACCCGACGGGTCGGCCCGGCAAAGCCCCGGCGCTCGCGGCGAGACGGGCCGGTTCCGGTGCCGCGCGGCTCCCCGCGACGCCCTCGATCCCCGGTATTGACGGTCCCGCCGGCCCTCGACACGCCCATGCCCACCTGGGACGAGCGGTTCCGCGAGGGGGAGTACCCGACCGATCCGGAACCGGATCCGCTGCTGGAACGGTACGTGGATTCGTTTCCCGAGGGCCGCGCGCTGGACGTGGCGACCGGGACCGGCCGGAACGCCGTTTTCCTGGCGAGCGAAGGGTATCGCGTCGACGCGCTGGACCAGTCCCGCGCCGGTCTGGAGATCACCCGGAGGAACGCCCGCGAACGCGGCGTCGCCGACCGCCTCGAACTCGTCCAGACCGACGTGCCGAGCCACGGGTTCCCCGACTCCCGATACGCGGTGGTGACCATCAGTTTCTACCGCGCGCTGGACCGCCTCTCGGACATCAAGGACGCGCTGGAACCCGGTGGCTACCTCTTCGTCCAGC
Above is a genomic segment from Halorientalis sp. LT38 containing:
- a CDS encoding GMC family oxidoreductase, encoding MGSTHTHDYVVVGAGSAGCAMAHRLSEDGDADVLLLEAGTPDEKDEIHVPALFGELFKTDVDWEYYTEPQSELGDRELYWPRGKTLGGSSSINAMIYIRGNELDYDTWAAQGNEGWGYDDMLPYFKRGEHFEPGADEFHGEGGPLNVTDQMDPHPTSAALIEAAESVGIPRNDDFNGATQEGVGYYHVTQEGGARCSAAAAYLKPALDRDNLTVETGAQVTEVTVEGDRATGVVFEQDGERHEVAAESEVILSAGAVNSPQLLMLSGIGPADHLREHGIDVAVDSPGVGRNLQDHLFAFTVYERTSGPPDPAPTTNIAESGGFVRTDPDLDAPDLQFHFAPVYYMEHGFANPEEGMGFSIGATQVRPESRGRIALDSADPFDDPVIDPRYLSDERDLEVLVEGIERSREIAQAAPLDEYRGDEVWPGEDVQTEDEIREHVRETAHTVYHPVGTCKMGDDDAAVVDDRLRVHGVSGLRVVDASVMPTLTSGNTNAPTIAIAEKAADLIRNR
- a CDS encoding site-2 protease family protein, whose translation is MSTPPSSTPASLPPEVPDPESLPDFFRVYDVEVDDGDVRYYGELRGAQEAALQRLAPLFRERGYRVRIARETGEHVLVATERSTGVEGVPWTNVLLFCITVGTTLLAGARWYGLPVEEHPELLLQAWPFALSVLTVLGIHEFGHYALSRYHEVEVSLPYFIPMPNFLGTWGAVIRMREHIPSRRVLFDIGVAGPLAGLGATIVVTAIGVSLPPVDVGAAAGTSIAEQYRLGYPPLIQGIALVLGEPLRYSDPSLIANPVVIGGWVGAFVTFLNLLPVGQLDGAHVLRALIGDWLDRLQLLVPLALFGLAAYTYAILDAWMVAGLWGFWGLLALLFTRLGGADPLDQTPVDARRQAVAAVTLVFAVLTFTPTPIVFTGF
- a CDS encoding DUF5305 domain-containing protein — translated: MTPPPSTADSAAVDRWDRLRVALADWRTLLLVLGVLALAGGGLLVFDTHVAPGTAEERRTEVLFERSGGYDHRATVARSTDLYPAGTTLRDRSVYFTSVAPVLNGTLVYRYDSPHDDPVTVTTRAELVTRSVDRTGETEYWRETRPLAGSESTTVAGDGVVRVPFGVNVSALADRADRIDADLGGDPGRPEATVRTTVRVRGTIEGRPVDLTEAYELHLGLGGATYAVSQGDRETTAVETTDTATVPATYGPVRGVGSVLLLLVGSAGLVGLGTLQLTGRLAVSAEERERLAFAADRAAYDDWITTGALAGDVASRPTFAVASLDALVDAAIDSETRVLHVPDRGRYLVVTDALVYVYEPPGTAPSQ
- a CDS encoding signal peptidase I, translated to MTARRLLVRGGQLLVACLAVAVLLGLVLGQPVLLSYVETGSMAPTLQPGDGFVAVPAALAGPVEPGDVVTYRAERLQGGGLTTHRVVAVTDAGYVTKGDANAVTDQESVEPPVREEQVVATALAVGGDVLVLPGVGRVVTGIRGLAAPVATALGLGAHAGLVLVLGVLGVALYLVGTVRADRRPTREGAGPSLDGNALVLALVVLVVAVTTASVVLPAGATRLDVVSADTDAPGPRVIEAGTTETTNYSLRNPGLVPVVAFLEAPDDAVAVTPDHVSVEGTTATNATVSITAPPATGYYRYALVEDRYLAVLPTSVLAALRGIHPWLPILVVDALVAGPVLLVGRVLVARGGLAARTRPVPLRVRLRRWVR
- a CDS encoding DUF1102 domain-containing protein gives rise to the protein MATLGLAVVVAAVTATGAFTAITADRAAAVEVVNDDQQVLGLAPSDGPNGAYATVDANGVLSLDIAGDTGVGTEARTRIDDVFTVTNQGTQTVGVWLEDGVEEVVFYAPDSDGGDGTAITGFGSFQPLDAGPEGAVALAPGESVTVGIGIDTRGVDVGTTLLETVRINANAIVGDGGDAPVEAAQFDRENSSLLVNGTAFVNSDGALYSKTADAYLRDSYVALPASAVPKAYYTDYAAFQPGETWFPDTLFDSDAFAADDLVYVPGETVAADGVVLGDAEATVMANGVVVTPATAFPDSTFFPDSIFFPDSAFFPDSTFFPGADWNVDETAFPDANFFPGDSFVTDPDNMEPTDRQLMENGFLNAEAVGDD
- a CDS encoding helix-turn-helix transcriptional regulator — protein: MTDVFDALEFFGGSRNRIRLFETLAAGPRDRRTLQREADVNRVTAGRVLADLVEFGWVRQRDDAYALTPMGEVVADALADFDDRLTAAATLGDVLEWLPLADLGLDVTWLADATVVTPERSDPQAALRRAHETVREATDLAMLSHAFTPAIVDTVHRRVMDGELTLEMIVTAEVLSVVASDPDLAAKLRDLTASSAATVFRYDGEIPHILAVADDLISLGIDDDRGRSQALLEATDPRLHDWATGTLDEYRAAATKVTAADISP
- a CDS encoding NADP-dependent oxidoreductase; its protein translation is MAGTNRQWILESRPTGEPTMDNFELREGDVPEPDHGEVLLESRYLSVDPYMRGRMRDAESYAEPWDVGDVMKAGVVGDVVESNHPDFEEGDVATGNLRWAEYSVADGDALQPVDPDLAPVSTALGVLGMPGRTAYFGTLEVAEPDPGDTVLVSGAAGAVGSVVGQISKLAGCRVVGIAGADEKIDWLTEDLGFDAGINYKETDDLYAAVGEACPDGVDVYFDNVGGEITDAAFAHLNVRARVAICGQISLYNATEQPMGPRKLAGLIETRARVEGLLVRDWAGRFGEATEQLAEWVQAGDVQYRETVTEGFENMPEAFLGLFEGVNVGKQLVKVED
- a CDS encoding VOC family protein, translated to MADDTPEVTADLPDSPIHTTGTDHITLIGSNEADTIEFYRDLLGMPLVLRQPNLDDPSSTHLFFDTGDGRIITFFVGDRPSNQQPPRGGVGGVHHLALSIDPERFVEIREALEDADRHYNEFDRGIFHSLYTRDHNGFLLELSTDKFSVPDERKGEVLATAQRIREEAGADFAREEDMEAALNELGIEYEKVELPDAPSGSTF